The Paenibacillus tianjinensis genome has a window encoding:
- a CDS encoding ABC transporter substrate-binding protein, whose product MKKSWYGSAFLLLSISLVVILSGCSSKGDAAASGEAAGNQPKTLKIKIADTNTNPVFRVAADKGFFKKHGIDAEIITFASPAEGVNALFIKQVDVAYGADFPVLNAVSKGGYSIIASAGQATDQAAAAWKLYVRDDIQSAADLKGKNLSFIRGTFIPYLWDEYLKEQGIALSDVTLTGQGGFDEAFIALKQGDIDAAWVIGSALVDKLAALQGVHELSDMSKTPVRLGMGLVSGDEFVKANPKGIGEFLAAVDEASAYAQAHPDEVADLMYAEVKQPKENTLKDLPLNPWIIGFTPAAYDSLAGQKKYMIDAGIIEKDFDLESTLNLEPLKQVLPDTVTYGK is encoded by the coding sequence TTGAAAAAATCATGGTACGGTTCAGCATTCCTGCTCTTATCTATATCTCTTGTTGTTATCCTGTCTGGCTGCAGCTCCAAGGGAGATGCGGCTGCCTCTGGAGAGGCTGCGGGCAATCAGCCGAAGACACTGAAGATCAAAATCGCCGACACCAACACTAACCCGGTTTTCCGGGTAGCGGCGGATAAAGGCTTTTTCAAAAAGCATGGCATCGACGCTGAAATCATCACCTTCGCTTCGCCGGCGGAAGGGGTTAACGCACTGTTCATTAAACAGGTGGATGTAGCATACGGTGCAGACTTTCCGGTGCTGAACGCGGTGTCCAAGGGCGGCTATTCGATTATCGCGTCTGCCGGCCAGGCTACCGATCAGGCTGCTGCGGCCTGGAAGCTCTACGTAAGGGACGATATCCAGTCTGCGGCTGATCTGAAGGGCAAGAATCTCAGCTTCATCCGGGGAACATTTATTCCATATCTGTGGGATGAGTACCTGAAGGAGCAGGGGATTGCGCTGAGTGATGTGACGTTAACCGGACAGGGCGGTTTTGACGAAGCTTTTATTGCCCTGAAACAGGGTGACATTGACGCAGCATGGGTGATCGGGTCGGCGCTGGTGGATAAGCTGGCTGCGCTCCAAGGTGTACATGAGCTAAGCGATATGTCCAAAACCCCTGTGCGGCTGGGCATGGGACTTGTGAGCGGAGACGAGTTTGTCAAGGCGAATCCCAAGGGTATCGGTGAATTCCTGGCAGCAGTGGATGAGGCCTCCGCCTACGCCCAGGCCCATCCTGACGAAGTGGCGGATCTTATGTATGCGGAAGTGAAGCAGCCGAAGGAGAATACGCTGAAGGATCTGCCTCTGAATCCTTGGATTATCGGCTTTACCCCTGCTGCTTATGACAGTCTGGCCGGCCAGAAGAAATACATGATTGATGCGGGAATCATCGAGAAGGACTTCGATCTGGAGAGCACGCTGAATCTGGAGCCGCTGAAGCAGGTTCTGCCGGATACAGTGACTTACGGGAAATAG
- a CDS encoding ABC transporter ATP-binding protein yields the protein MSTLVSQSQHTIQIEKLRKSYSEQTAGDVHYIIKDVNLVIRGGEFFVLLGPSGCGKSTLLNMIAGFVSKSGGNLKVDNVEIDRPGRDRAVVFQQADSSLFPWLTVRENVEFGLRMKKTPKAERRRISDRYIGLVGLNGHEEKFPKELSGGMKQRVQLARVLANDPAILLMDEPFGALDAMTRRTMQKELVNIWRETHKTVIFVTHDIQEALLLGERIGIMSVGPSSNITDIYDNALPFPRDVASPEFYSLYNQIQGHFEE from the coding sequence ATGTCTACACTAGTGAGTCAGAGCCAGCACACCATTCAGATTGAGAAGCTCCGGAAAAGCTATAGTGAGCAGACAGCCGGAGACGTTCATTACATTATCAAAGATGTGAATCTTGTGATCAGAGGCGGCGAATTCTTCGTTCTGCTCGGCCCGAGCGGCTGCGGGAAATCGACACTGCTGAATATGATCGCGGGGTTTGTCTCCAAATCCGGGGGCAATCTGAAGGTGGATAATGTTGAGATCGACAGACCGGGCAGAGACCGTGCGGTGGTGTTCCAGCAGGCGGATTCCTCCCTGTTCCCATGGCTGACCGTTCGTGAGAACGTGGAATTCGGACTCAGGATGAAGAAGACGCCCAAAGCGGAACGCCGCAGGATATCTGACCGCTACATCGGACTTGTCGGGCTGAACGGGCATGAGGAGAAGTTCCCGAAGGAATTGTCCGGAGGCATGAAGCAGCGGGTGCAGCTGGCCCGAGTACTGGCGAATGATCCGGCGATTCTTCTGATGGATGAACCCTTCGGCGCCCTGGATGCGATGACCCGGCGGACGATGCAGAAGGAGCTGGTCAACATCTGGCGGGAAACGCATAAGACGGTTATTTTCGTAACGCATGATATTCAGGAGGCTTTGCTGCTGGGAGAGCGAATTGGCATTATGTCCGTTGGTCCTTCATCCAACATTACTGATATTTATGACAATGCGCTGCCGTTTCCGCGGGATGTGGCCTCACCGGAATTCTACTCGCTCTATAACCAAATTCAAGGACATTTCGAAGAATAG
- a CDS encoding ABC transporter permease yields the protein MKWVEKKWVSVSLLWIVALGIWQLGAAIYGPDVIPGPWATLKGGRELVSDGTLMQYIGISFYRVLVGWVLGSLLAIPVGLIIGKVNIIRIFAEPFLNFIRFIPPIAFITLFLVWFGIGEQSKIALILYATFFIVVLNTLTGVMSVEEDKIRSARSMGASEWQILLHVIVPATTPYIFTGIRLAMGTSYMAIIGAEMIASNEGVGYLIWNSRLFFRTDWIFVGLFCLGFMGFFTDRLFGWFGRKVLYRYGVVSVAARKR from the coding sequence ATGAAATGGGTGGAGAAAAAATGGGTCTCCGTCTCCCTGCTGTGGATTGTCGCGCTCGGCATCTGGCAGCTGGGCGCCGCAATATACGGGCCTGATGTGATCCCCGGTCCGTGGGCTACGCTAAAAGGCGGGCGGGAGCTGGTGAGCGACGGCACCCTGATGCAGTATATCGGAATCAGCTTTTACCGGGTGCTGGTAGGCTGGGTGCTGGGCAGTCTGCTGGCAATTCCGGTCGGGCTGATCATCGGGAAGGTGAATATCATCCGGATTTTTGCCGAGCCGTTTCTGAATTTTATCCGTTTTATTCCGCCGATCGCCTTCATCACCCTGTTCCTGGTCTGGTTCGGCATCGGCGAGCAGTCAAAAATCGCTCTGATCCTGTACGCGACCTTCTTCATCGTGGTGCTGAATACGCTGACCGGCGTAATGTCGGTGGAGGAGGACAAAATCCGTTCCGCCCGCAGCATGGGGGCCAGTGAATGGCAGATCCTGCTGCATGTGATTGTTCCGGCGACAACGCCTTATATTTTCACCGGGATACGGCTGGCGATGGGGACCTCCTACATGGCAATTATCGGCGCCGAGATGATTGCCTCGAACGAAGGCGTGGGCTATCTGATCTGGAACTCCCGCCTGTTCTTCCGCACGGACTGGATTTTTGTGGGGCTGTTCTGTCTGGGCTTTATGGGCTTCTTCACCGACCGGCTGTTCGGCTGGTTCGGCCGCAAGGTGCTGTACCGCTATGGTGTAGTCAGTGTGGCGGCGCGGAAGCGCTAG
- a CDS encoding ATP-binding protein — translation MKDLITEESILQVLRGFNKWWETGKVPDDFAKPTKRFAYYDAKQSFEHIDIRRHVILTGPRRVGKSTIMYQTIHDLLNANVPQKNVIYVSFDHPILKMSEMDKILKIFINNVAIDEHIYLFLDEIQYAHDWNGWLKTIYDTFPTYRVMATGSASPILSEKMPESGVGRWTQIRIPTLSFYEYLEIREIPVPSIDKAIGPTSLSTMTSAELTQLMKDLEPVEKHFHRYLLIGGFPEIARTDDISYAQRIIREDVVDKVLKRDMVSLFNVRNIDELERIFLYLCMTTGDIMEATTIASNMGITRPTVVKYMTLLELANLIYMSYPVQMTGKKLLNSKPKVYLADPAIRNAVLVKGEEVLQDPDQMGKIVESAVYKHISTFYYNFNPRVGYYRDSGTQKEIDIVIMLPSSKILIEVKYREDSRLKETEAIVDWSQKDGPAASLLITKNSDDFGLFGHTPIMRIPAFAFLYLLGHAEKHRYKKII, via the coding sequence ATGAAAGATCTCATAACGGAGGAAAGTATACTACAAGTGCTCAGAGGTTTTAATAAATGGTGGGAGACTGGAAAGGTTCCCGACGACTTTGCTAAGCCTACCAAACGTTTCGCTTACTACGATGCCAAGCAAAGCTTTGAACATATTGATATTCGTCGCCATGTCATTCTGACCGGTCCCCGCCGTGTTGGGAAATCTACTATAATGTATCAGACAATTCATGATTTACTGAATGCGAATGTACCCCAAAAGAATGTAATATATGTTTCTTTTGATCACCCAATATTGAAAATGTCTGAGATGGACAAAATCCTAAAAATTTTCATTAACAATGTTGCCATAGATGAGCACATCTATCTTTTCTTAGATGAAATTCAATATGCACATGATTGGAATGGATGGCTTAAAACCATATATGATACTTTCCCTACTTACCGGGTCATGGCAACAGGGTCAGCAAGTCCTATACTAAGTGAAAAGATGCCGGAGAGTGGAGTAGGAAGATGGACACAAATCAGAATCCCTACCCTTTCATTTTATGAATATCTGGAAATTAGGGAGATTCCAGTTCCTTCAATAGATAAAGCTATAGGACCCACATCGTTAAGTACGATGACATCTGCAGAGTTAACACAGCTTATGAAAGATTTGGAGCCTGTAGAAAAACATTTTCACCGCTATCTTCTAATTGGTGGATTCCCTGAAATTGCCCGGACTGACGACATTAGCTATGCTCAAAGAATCATTAGGGAAGACGTTGTAGATAAAGTATTGAAGCGGGATATGGTTTCTCTATTTAATGTTAGAAATATTGATGAGCTGGAACGAATATTCTTATATCTATGTATGACAACCGGTGACATCATGGAGGCAACCACCATTGCAAGTAATATGGGAATTACGCGACCAACAGTTGTGAAATATATGACTCTTTTAGAACTGGCAAACCTCATTTATATGAGCTACCCTGTACAAATGACTGGAAAAAAACTTCTTAACTCAAAACCAAAGGTTTATCTAGCCGATCCTGCAATTCGCAACGCGGTACTTGTAAAAGGAGAAGAAGTCCTTCAAGACCCGGATCAAATGGGAAAGATCGTAGAATCTGCAGTTTATAAACATATCAGTACATTTTACTATAATTTTAATCCCCGAGTTGGATACTACAGGGATTCCGGGACTCAAAAAGAAATTGATATTGTTATTATGTTACCCAGTTCCAAAATTCTGATCGAAGTGAAATATCGCGAAGATTCTCGTCTTAAGGAAACCGAAGCAATCGTAGACTGGTCACAAAAAGATGGACCTGCGGCGTCACTATTAATTACAAAAAACAGTGATGATTTCGGGCTTTTTGGTCATACGCCTATCATGAGAATACCGGCTTTTGCATTTCTTTATTTGCTGGGTCATGCAGAAAAGCATCGATACAAAAAAATAATTTAA
- a CDS encoding ABC transporter substrate-binding protein: protein MKKRFKQQLSMGLMLSLLVLLLAACSNSEAKADETGNSAGTELSLSEIEAAAKTEGAVVSVGMPDSWANWKDTWTDITGKYGITHTDTDMSSAEEIAKFEAEKDKPTADIGDVGIAFGPVAVDKGVTLPYKTSYWDEIPDWAKDKDGNWIVGYQGSIAFLTNTKLVADPPKSWEDLKNGSYKIIVGDVTKAAQAQMAVLAAAIAFGGDETNIEPGIAFFEDLAKKGRLSNAEASLANIEKGEVEMTLLWDFNALNYRDQIGKDGFDVAIPQEGSVVSGYATIINKWAPHPNAAKLIREYILSDEGQINLAKGYARPIRDSVKLPEDVAAKLLPKEEYVNAKPVSDYKAWEETAKSIPQLWQERVLVHLN from the coding sequence ATGAAAAAGAGATTCAAACAGCAGTTGTCTATGGGTCTGATGTTGTCCTTGCTCGTCCTCTTGCTTGCCGCTTGTTCCAACTCGGAGGCCAAGGCTGATGAAACCGGGAATTCTGCAGGAACGGAGCTGAGCTTAAGCGAAATTGAAGCCGCCGCCAAAACGGAGGGTGCTGTGGTCAGCGTAGGCATGCCGGATTCCTGGGCCAACTGGAAGGATACGTGGACTGATATTACAGGGAAGTATGGAATTACACATACAGATACAGATATGTCGAGCGCAGAGGAAATTGCCAAGTTCGAGGCAGAAAAGGACAAGCCGACAGCCGATATCGGGGATGTTGGGATTGCCTTCGGTCCCGTTGCGGTGGATAAAGGGGTAACCCTGCCATATAAAACCTCCTATTGGGATGAGATTCCCGATTGGGCCAAGGATAAGGACGGAAACTGGATTGTCGGCTATCAGGGAAGCATCGCCTTCCTGACCAACACTAAGCTGGTGGCCGATCCGCCGAAAAGCTGGGAGGACCTGAAGAACGGCAGCTACAAAATCATCGTCGGCGATGTGACGAAAGCCGCGCAGGCGCAGATGGCGGTGCTCGCCGCAGCAATTGCTTTTGGCGGGGATGAGACGAATATTGAGCCGGGAATTGCTTTTTTTGAGGATTTGGCTAAAAAAGGCCGGCTCTCCAATGCCGAAGCTTCACTCGCCAACATCGAGAAGGGCGAAGTGGAAATGACGCTGCTCTGGGATTTCAATGCGCTGAATTACCGGGATCAGATCGGCAAGGACGGCTTTGACGTCGCCATTCCGCAGGAGGGCAGTGTTGTGAGCGGGTATGCGACAATCATCAATAAATGGGCACCCCATCCGAATGCTGCCAAGCTGATCCGCGAGTACATCCTTAGTGATGAGGGCCAGATTAATCTGGCCAAGGGCTACGCCCGGCCGATCCGCGACAGCGTCAAGCTGCCCGAAGATGTAGCGGCTAAGCTGCTGCCGAAAGAGGAATATGTCAACGCTAAGCCGGTCAGCGACTACAAGGCATGGGAAGAAACGGCGAAGAGCATCCCGCAGCTGTGGCAGGAACGTGTGCTTGTGCATTTGAACTAA
- a CDS encoding ABC transporter permease, whose translation MKQRQRGVILALLPFVLMVLAFQVVPLLSMLTGSFRREDGTGFTLGNYLHAVQSAYYMQAIKNSLLISVASSVIGIVAGLLCAYCITRFTPAVRDRLLMLSNMTSNFAGVPLAFAYIILLGNNGVFTLLFKQWGWSVFSDFNLYSWSGLILVYVYFQIPLALLLLYPAFYGIREQWKEAAALLGAGSWQFWRTVGLPVLSPAIFGTLGILFANAMGAYATAYALVGGNYNLLAVRIGSLVAGDVVTQPQMGSTLAVLLALSTLLAVYLNQRMVRLTEGFTSKPPRKRAWRREASAGIRAAALEEAGQ comes from the coding sequence ATGAAACAGAGACAACGCGGGGTCATTCTGGCCCTGCTTCCCTTTGTGCTGATGGTGCTCGCTTTTCAGGTAGTCCCCCTGCTGTCCATGCTGACAGGCAGCTTTCGCAGGGAGGACGGAACCGGGTTTACGCTGGGTAATTATCTTCATGCTGTGCAGAGCGCTTACTATATGCAGGCGATCAAGAACAGCCTGCTGATCTCTGTCGCCTCCAGTGTGATCGGTATCGTGGCCGGCCTGCTGTGTGCCTACTGCATCACCCGGTTTACCCCGGCGGTGCGGGATAGGCTGCTGATGCTCTCGAATATGACCTCGAATTTTGCCGGAGTGCCGCTTGCGTTTGCTTATATTATTCTGCTCGGCAACAATGGCGTTTTTACGCTGCTGTTCAAGCAGTGGGGCTGGAGCGTATTCTCGGATTTTAACCTCTACAGCTGGTCCGGACTGATTCTGGTCTATGTCTATTTCCAGATTCCGCTGGCCTTGCTGCTGCTGTATCCGGCTTTTTACGGCATCCGGGAACAGTGGAAGGAAGCGGCTGCTCTGCTCGGAGCAGGCTCCTGGCAATTCTGGAGAACCGTAGGCCTGCCGGTGCTGTCACCGGCAATCTTCGGGACGCTGGGCATCCTCTTCGCTAACGCGATGGGGGCTTACGCGACAGCCTACGCGCTGGTCGGCGGCAACTATAATCTGCTGGCCGTCCGTATCGGCTCACTGGTTGCCGGAGATGTGGTGACCCAGCCGCAGATGGGCAGCACACTGGCTGTTCTGCTGGCTCTGAGTACTCTGCTGGCCGTTTATCTCAATCAGCGGATGGTCCGGCTAACCGAAGGTTTTACCAGCAAACCGCCCCGGAAACGGGCCTGGCGGAGAGAAGCTTCAGCAGGCATACGGGCTGCGGCCCTGGAGGAGGCGGGACAATGA
- a CDS encoding ABC transporter permease, whose protein sequence is MNTRRSGLAPRTFMLLLMVYLLLPLLATGLYAFAENWQNTLLPEAWTFGWFGEMFKDIRFLEALWTSLYLCLITVVLSLAVMLPSVFVITVYFPRWESFMKGIVVLPYAVPGVVAAVGLIRAYSSGPLNISGTAYLLVGAYFVVILPYMYQGIRNSLLSVSAVELLNAAELLGARRRSAFVNVILPNIWPGVIVSALLSFSVLFGEFVLTNMLVGGHIQTIQVYLYRRVGESGHLASTIAISYFVFILLLSALLMRLGTLGKR, encoded by the coding sequence ATGAACACACGGCGGAGCGGGCTTGCCCCGCGTACGTTTATGCTGCTGCTCATGGTCTATTTGCTGCTGCCGTTGCTGGCAACGGGGTTGTACGCTTTTGCAGAGAACTGGCAGAACACCCTGCTGCCTGAAGCCTGGACCTTCGGCTGGTTTGGCGAGATGTTTAAGGACATCCGCTTCCTGGAGGCGTTGTGGACTTCGCTGTATCTGTGTCTGATCACTGTAGTCTTGAGCCTCGCGGTCATGCTGCCTTCCGTGTTTGTGATCACGGTTTATTTTCCGCGCTGGGAGAGCTTTATGAAGGGGATTGTTGTTCTGCCTTATGCCGTACCCGGTGTAGTAGCCGCCGTGGGTCTGATCCGAGCGTATTCCTCAGGCCCCCTGAATATTTCGGGAACCGCCTATTTGCTGGTCGGGGCTTATTTTGTGGTCATTCTTCCCTATATGTATCAGGGTATCCGCAACAGCCTGCTGAGCGTATCCGCCGTTGAACTGCTGAATGCCGCTGAACTGCTGGGTGCGCGCCGCCGGAGCGCTTTTGTGAATGTGATTCTGCCGAATATCTGGCCGGGTGTTATCGTATCCGCGCTGCTCTCGTTCTCTGTGCTGTTCGGGGAGTTTGTGCTGACGAATATGCTGGTCGGCGGTCACATTCAGACGATTCAGGTGTATCTGTACAGGCGGGTCGGGGAGAGCGGACATTTGGCCAGCACGATCGCCATTTCTTATTTTGTATTCATTCTTCTGCTGTCGGCGCTGCTGATGCGGCTGGGGACGCTGGGAAAGAGATAG
- a CDS encoding ABC transporter ATP-binding protein translates to MNDYLKLEGIRKRFGDAQVLNGVDLSVAEGELVTLLGPSGCGKSTLLRCIAGLAELDGGSIVLERRELTSLPPRSRDVGMVFQSYALFPNLTVSQNVEYGMRMRGMAPAARRSRCRELLAMVDLEEKRDMYPQSLSGGQQQRVALARSLAVQPKLLLLDEPLSALDAKIRKNLRAEIRQIQRRLGMTTLFVTHDQEEALILSDRICIMNQGRIVQEGSPEQLYTAPRTEFAARFMGSYNVLTRAEALTLFRSVRSTADSFAIRPEALRLLPDGEKPEDDMDGMIAVKGTVQSVSVLGNIIRAVVEAAGICLTVDLLNDGRWLRVREDEAVTLMLDPAQLLQLEQEGV, encoded by the coding sequence ATGAACGATTACTTGAAGCTTGAGGGGATCCGCAAAAGGTTCGGGGATGCCCAGGTGCTGAATGGGGTGGATCTGAGTGTCGCCGAAGGGGAACTTGTCACGCTGCTCGGTCCGTCCGGCTGCGGAAAAAGCACGCTGCTGCGCTGCATCGCCGGCCTGGCCGAGCTGGATGGCGGCAGCATTGTGCTGGAGCGGCGGGAGCTGACGAGCCTGCCGCCGCGCAGCAGGGATGTGGGCATGGTGTTCCAGTCCTATGCGCTGTTCCCCAATCTGACCGTCAGCCAGAATGTGGAATACGGGATGCGCATGCGCGGGATGGCTCCTGCGGCGCGGCGCAGCCGCTGCCGGGAGCTGCTCGCGATGGTCGATCTTGAAGAGAAGCGCGATATGTATCCGCAATCGCTATCCGGGGGCCAGCAGCAGCGGGTGGCGCTGGCCCGCTCGCTCGCCGTCCAGCCTAAGCTGCTGCTGCTTGACGAGCCGCTCAGCGCACTCGACGCCAAGATCCGCAAGAACCTGCGGGCGGAGATCCGCCAGATCCAGCGGAGGCTGGGGATGACGACGCTGTTCGTTACCCATGACCAGGAAGAGGCGCTCATTCTGTCGGACCGGATCTGCATTATGAACCAGGGCCGGATTGTTCAGGAGGGCTCACCGGAGCAGCTGTATACAGCGCCGCGGACGGAATTTGCCGCCCGGTTCATGGGCAGCTACAATGTGCTGACCCGGGCCGAAGCGCTGACGCTGTTCCGCAGCGTGCGCAGCACAGCGGACAGCTTCGCGATCCGGCCCGAAGCACTTAGGCTGCTGCCGGACGGGGAGAAGCCGGAGGATGACATGGACGGCATGATTGCAGTGAAAGGGACGGTACAGTCTGTGTCTGTGCTCGGCAATATTATCCGGGCTGTCGTGGAGGCGGCGGGAATTTGCCTAACCGTAGATTTACTGAATGACGGACGCTGGCTGCGCGTGCGGGAGGACGAGGCAGTTACCCTTATGCTGGACCCGGCCCAGCTGCTGCAGCTGGAACAGGAGGGAGTCTGA
- a CDS encoding alkaline phosphatase family protein — protein sequence MTESANKLIVVVLDGLRYDAARKYMGYLEHLVEQGRMSCCSVQSELPSLSRPLYEVLLTGTPVSKNGITANHIVRMSQEESVFHLAVAANLRTAAAAYHWVSELYSSAPFDPVADRHQHNVLKPIQHGSFYFEDHYPDSHVFADAEYLRTAYDPHFLYIHPMNIDDAGHRSGGESKEYELAVRRADGLLATLLPKWTEEGYTVIVTADHGMNANGCHGGVTPAERVVPLYMYGVEGLLPDKSAGTLPQLLLASLMCHCLGIAPSKAMTTEGLPPFVPAAPHQEEEQAARW from the coding sequence ATGACGGAATCAGCGAATAAGCTTATCGTCGTGGTGCTGGACGGACTGCGGTACGATGCAGCCCGCAAATATATGGGTTACTTGGAGCATCTGGTGGAGCAGGGCCGCATGTCCTGCTGCAGTGTACAGTCCGAGCTGCCCAGTCTCTCGCGGCCTCTGTATGAAGTGCTGCTGACGGGGACGCCGGTGTCGAAGAACGGAATCACCGCCAATCATATTGTCAGAATGAGCCAGGAAGAGAGTGTCTTTCATCTTGCTGTTGCCGCCAATCTGCGCACAGCTGCAGCGGCCTATCACTGGGTCAGCGAGCTGTATAGCTCTGCGCCGTTTGATCCTGTTGCCGACCGCCATCAGCACAATGTCCTGAAGCCAATCCAGCATGGCAGCTTTTACTTTGAGGATCATTATCCGGACAGTCATGTATTCGCCGATGCTGAATATTTACGCACTGCCTATGATCCGCATTTTCTCTATATTCACCCGATGAATATTGATGATGCCGGACACCGCTCCGGCGGGGAGAGTAAGGAGTATGAGCTGGCGGTCCGCAGGGCGGACGGGCTGCTCGCCACACTGCTGCCGAAGTGGACGGAAGAAGGCTATACAGTGATCGTGACGGCAGATCATGGGATGAACGCTAACGGGTGTCATGGCGGCGTAACGCCGGCTGAACGGGTGGTGCCGCTGTACATGTACGGTGTGGAAGGACTGCTGCCAGACAAATCTGCCGGGACGCTGCCCCAGCTGCTGCTCGCCTCGTTAATGTGCCATTGCCTGGGAATCGCACCGTCTAAAGCGATGACCACGGAGGGGCTGCCGCCTTTTGTACCGGCGGCACCTCATCAGGAGGAAGAGCAGGCTGCAAGGTGGTAG
- a CDS encoding DUF6953 family protein yields MEVTAQEVAEWMVKEIRFTGTLYQTAAIEYVKANFGEQFVYVNENGNASLSKDVKKAFRKLHGGRIAWDRDGFLWAWT; encoded by the coding sequence ATGGAAGTTACCGCACAAGAGGTAGCGGAATGGATGGTCAAGGAGATCCGTTTTACCGGAACCCTGTACCAGACCGCCGCGATTGAATATGTTAAGGCCAATTTCGGCGAACAGTTTGTGTATGTTAATGAGAACGGGAATGCCTCGCTGTCTAAGGACGTGAAGAAGGCTTTCCGTAAGCTGCACGGCGGAAGAATCGCCTGGGACCGCGACGGTTTTTTGTGGGCCTGGACATGA